From the Clarias gariepinus isolate MV-2021 ecotype Netherlands chromosome 3, CGAR_prim_01v2, whole genome shotgun sequence genome, one window contains:
- the c6ast4 gene encoding six-cysteine containing astacin protease 4, whose translation MFVLKITLGLLALLLVSCVRAEEEPAAKNTAELSVGELLERANRDIVRDVDEPIVIEDIAVDDEKDERNADPCTSSSCMWPKSTDGRVYVPYVIANHFTSYELQIIQRGLDSFSSSTCIRFIQRSNQRDYLSIESRSGCYSYVGRRGYAQTVSLDRNGCVYHQTVQHELLHALGFNHEQCRSDRDNHIRVAWENIIDSYKYAFDKIATLNQGTPYDYNSVMQYHRTAFSKNGQPTMIPIPNSNVAFGQATQMSQNDIIRVNNLYRC comes from the exons ATGTTTGTGCTTAAGATAACTCTGGGTCTGCTGGCCCTGCTTCTGGTTTCCTGTGTTCGAGCTGAAGAAGAG CCTg CAGCTAAAAACACTGCTGAATTATCTGTTGGAGAGCTGTTGGAGAGAGCTAACAGAGACattg TTCGTGATGTTGATGAGCCAATCGTTATAGAAGATATTGCCGTGGACGATGAAAAAGATGAGAGGAATGCTGATCCCTGCACCTCAAGTAGTTGCATGTGGCCAAAATCCACTGATGGCAGAGTATATGTGCCTTATGTCATTGCCAACCACTTCA CTTCCTATGAGCTGCAGATCATCCAGCGAGGCCTTGATTCCTTTTCCTCTTCAACATGCATCCGCTTTATTCAACGCTCCAATCAGAGAGATTATCTCAGCATTGAGTCTCGCAGTGG ATGCTATTCCTATGTTGGACGTCGTGGATATGCCCAAACTGTGTCTCTAGATCGAAATGGTTGCGTTTATCATCAGACAGTTCAGCATGAGCTTCTTCATGCACTGGGCTTCAACCATGAACAGTGCCGTAGTGACCGTGACAATCACATCCGTGTTGCGTGGGAAAACATCATTGATA GCTATAAGTATGCCTTCGACAAGATCGCCACTCTCAACCAGGGAACGCCTTATGACTACAACTCGGTCATGCAGTACCACAG aaCTGCATTCTCTAAGAATGGCCAACCCACCATGATCCCCATCCCCAACAGCAACGTAGCCTTTGGCCAAGCTACTCAGATGAGCCAAAATGACATTATCCGAGTCAATAATCTTTACAGATGCT AA